In Toxotes jaculatrix isolate fToxJac2 chromosome 11, fToxJac2.pri, whole genome shotgun sequence, a single genomic region encodes these proteins:
- the zswim8 gene encoding zinc finger SWIM domain-containing protein 8 isoform X2 → MELMFAEWEDGERFSFEDSDRFEEDSLCSFISEAESLCQNWRGWRKQSAGPNSPTVKIKDGQVIPLVELSAKQVAFHIPFEVVEKVYPPVPEQLQLRIAYWSFPENEEDIRLYSCLANGSPDEFQRGEQLYRIRAVKDPLQIGFHLSATVVSSQTGQSKTAYNVAVMFDRCRITSCSCTCGAGAKWCAHVVALCLFRIHNASAVCLRAPVSESLSRLQRDQLQKFAQYLISELPQQILPTAQRLLDELLSSQSTAINTVCGAPDPTAGPSASDQSTWYLDESTLSDNIKKTLHKFCGPSPVVFSDVNSMYLSSTEPPAAAEWACLLRPLRGREPEGIWNLLSIVREMFKRRDSNAAPLLEILTEQCLTYEQIISWWYSVRTSASHSSASGHTGRSNGQSEVAAHACASMCDEMVVLWRLAVLDPTMSPCRRLELAGQLKQWHLKVIEIVKRGQHRKSLDKLFQGFKPAVESCYFNWEVAYPLDGITYCSADKKSATFCWSRAVQHQRGAKAAAGAGGEPTEPGGRAEGGAVGDYKGRGSGHLSQQELAVRPKETILTKRKGLSVSGGGGMLVRLGGSVSLSLEDGGGKCMYKGPGSSSGGKLKLTQGSGKGASVGGPGGSGGLGGGKHASAKRRTSSEDSSLEPDLAELSLDDGCSLALGAEASNTFEFLPPPPEMLPSPSPLLRDSRKYSSSSGGSKMFEAKRVGHTSAALPAAEPAPPCFPSKETVVVVMDMPSAAEKEAELEVEPVQSRDEDVDSAGSNQPSTSATTARSGTAQTSAKAQRGRREAASAGAAGAAAAGGPANQGAEATGGSAGGEAVGEDDYQAYYLSAASEEGADRQLNDSHQEEEPDIFAGIKPLDQEGRMEVLFACAEALYAHGYSNEACRLAVELARDLLANPPDLKVEQPQTKGKKSKVSTSRQTQVATNTLSKAAFLLTVLSERLELHNLAFSTGMFSLELQRPPASTKALEVKLAYQESEVVALLKKIPLGLVEMSTIRERAEQLRDGNFCDYRPVLPLMLASFIFDVLCTPVVSPTGSRPPSRNRNNEMPGDEELGFEAAVAALGMKTTVSEAEHPLLCEGTRRVKGDLALALMITYKDDQSKLKKILDKLLDRESQTHKPQTLSSFYSSKPAAGSQRSPSKHTAAGHSGVSGASGGVSKHAPSSSSATTTVAPSSSSSSSGVTLAGEEVAHQAELNPVQNSTAGESTAETREHVSDGPPSSADPQNETAPFKLEATVPSRLALGARCGYSQRCWGSPVRQKKKHTGMASIDSSAPETTSDSSPTLSRRPLRGGWAATSWGRGQDSDSISSSSSDSLGSSSSSGSRRAGGGARAKSTDTSRYKGRRPECHAPHVPNQPSEAAAHFYFELAKTVLIKAGGNSSTSIFTQPSASGGHQGPHRNLHLCAFEIGLYALGLHNFVSPNWLSRTYSSHVSWITGQAMEIGSAALNILVECWDGHLTPPEVASLADRASRARDPNMVRAAAELALSCLPHAHALNPNEIQRALVQCKEQDNVMLEKACMAVEEAAKGGGVYPEVLFEVAHQWYWLYEQSVGGGSGQQRETSGRCGANGGSGRRPPESTCGVLDSGANMESPGVATVTASVTAAAVVPVISVGSTIYQSHAIPGQAMAHPHSQGLHPYTTIQAHLPTVCTPQYLGHPLQHVPRPTVFPVSGAAYPQGMHPAFIGAQYPFSVAAGPQPPMAATAVTFPGVPVPSMTQIAVHPYHTETGLPLSTTVAVGSVHAGPTIQAIQGASLPSLSSQPGSLVSTPFPAEDEQHSQPISQQGLHYLHSAYRVGMLALEMLGRRAHNDHPNNFSRSPPYTEDVKWLLGLAARLGVNYVYQFCVGAAKGVLSPFVLQEIIMEALQRLNPAHIHAHLRTPAFHQLVQRCQQAYLQYIHHRLIHLTPADYDDFVNIIRSARGAFCLTPVGMMQFNDVLQNLKRGKQTKELWQRISLEMATFSP, encoded by the exons TGTGGTGGCGCTCTGCCTCTTCAGGATCCACAAT gcgtCAGCAGTGTGTCTGAGGGCTCCGGTCTCTGAGTCGTTGTCCAGGCTGCAGAGGGACCAGCTCCAAAAGTTCGCCCAGTACCTCATCAGTGAGCTGCCTCAGCAG ATCTTACCCACGGCTCAGCGTCTGCTGGATGAGCTGCTCTCGTCTCAGTCTACTGCCATCAACACCGTGTGTGGAGCTCCAG acCCGACAGCAGGCCCTTCAGCCTCTGACCAGAGCACCTGGTATTTGGATGAGTCGACCCTCAGCGACAACATCAAAAAGACTCTGCACAAGTTCTGTGGGCCTTCACCTGTTGTCTTCAG CGACGTGAACTCCATGTACCTGTCGTCCACGGAGCCGCCAGCCGCCGCCGAGTGGGCGTGTCTGCTGCGACCTCTGAGGGGCCGAGAGCCCGAAGGCATCTGGAACCTCCTGTCCATCGTCAGGGAGATGTTCAAGAGACGAGACAGCAACGCAGCCCCGCTGCTCGAGATCCTCACCGAGCAGTGCCTCACCTACGAACAG atCATCAGCTGGTGGTACAGCGTTCGGACGTCAGCGTCCCACAGCAGCGCCAGCGGCCACACCGGCCGCAGCAACGGCCAGTCGGAGGTGGCGGCCCACGCCTGTGCCAGCATGTGTGATGAGATGGTGGTGCTCTGGAGGCTGGCAGTGCTCGACCCCACGATGAGCCCTTGCAG GCGTCTGGAACTGGCAGGCCAACTGAAGCAGTGGCATCTAAAGGTGATCGAGATAGTGAAGCGGGGGCAACATCGCAAGTCCCTGGATAAACTGTTCCAGGGCTTCAAACCTGCTGTGGAGTCCTGCTATTTCAACTGGGAGGTGGCTTACCCACTGGACGGCATCACCTACTGCAGCGCTGACAAGAAGAGCGCCACATTTTGCTGGTCCAGGGCAGTGCAGCACCAGAGAGGAGCCAAAGCTGCTGCGGGAGCGGGTGGAGAACCTACTGAGCCAGGGGGAAGAGCTGAGGGTGGAGCCGTTGGAGATTataaaggaagaggaagtggtCACTTGTCTCAACAGGAGTTGGCCGTGCGACCCAAGGAGACCATTCTGACCAAGAGGAAGGGTCTGTCAGTGAGCGGAGGGGGAGGGATGCTGGTCCGTCTCGGGGGGAGCGTCTCTCTTTCCCtggaagatggaggagggaaGTGCATGTACAAAGGGCCAGGCTCCTCCTCTGGAGGGAAACTGAAACTGACGCAGGGAAGTGGAAAGGGGGCATCTGTGGGAGGTCCTGGGGGGAGCGGGGGGTTAGGAGGTGGTAAGCATGCCAGTGCTAAGCGGAGAACCAGCAGTGAGGACAGCTCCCTGGAGCCGGACCTGGCTGAGCTCAGCCTGGATGATGGCTGCAGTCTGGCTCTGGGGGCTGAGGCCAGCAACACTTTCGAGTTTCTCCCCCCGCCACCAGAGATGCTTCCCTCCCCAAGCCCACTGCTCCGAGACTCACGTaagtacagcagcagcagcgggggGAGCAAGATGTTTGAAGCGAAGCGTGTCGGTCATACGTCTGCCGCACTTCCTGCCGCAGAGCCCGCTCCTCCCTGCTTCCCTTCCAAAGAGACGGTGGTGGTTGTCATGGACATGCCCAGCGCTGCAGAAAAGGAAGCAGAGCTGGAGGTGGAGCCTGTCCAGAGCAGAGATGAAGATGTAGACTCAGCTGGCAGTAaccagccctccacctctgccacTACAGCGAGATCAGGCACCGCTCAAACATCTGCCAAGGCACAGCGCGGCCGCCGAGAGGCGGCGTCCGCTGGAGCGGCTggggcagcagctgcaggtggcCCAGCTAACCAAGGAGCAGAGGCCACAGGTGGATCTGCAGGGGGAGAAGCTGTGGGCGAGGACGACTACCAGGCATACTACCTGAGCGCCGCCTCAGAGGAGggggcagacagacagctgaatGACAGCCACCAGGAGGAAGAGCCAGACATCTTCGCCGGGATCAAACCACTGGATCAGGAGGGACGCATGGAG GTGCTGTTTGCGTGCGCCGAGGCCCTCTATGCTCACGGCTACAGTAACGAGGCGTGCCGGCTGGCTGTGGAGCTGGCCAGAGACCTGTTAGCCAACCCTCCGGACCTGAAAGTGGAGCAGCCGCAGACTAAG GGTAAGAAGAGCAAGGTGTCCACCAGCCGTCAGACGCAGGTAGCCACCAACACGCTGTCAAAAGCTGCCTTCCTCCTGACTGTCCTCAGCGAACGCCTGGAGCTCCACAACCTGGCCTTCAGCACCGGCATGTTCTCCCTGGAACTCCAGAGGCCACCGGCATCTACCAAAGCTCTGGAg GTGAAGCTGGCCTATCAGGAGTCAGAGGTGGTGGCTCTTTTGAAGAAGATTCCTCTGGGCCTGGTGGAGATGTCGACCATCAGAGAGAGAGCCGAGCAGCTCAGAGACGGGAACTTTTGTGACTACAGGCCCGTGCTGCCTCTCATGTTGGCCAGCTTCATCTTCGATGTACTGTGTACCCCAG ttgtgtcCCCAACGGGTTCCCGTCCACCGAGCCGCAACCGTAACAACGAGATGCCCGGTGATGAGGAGCTGGGCTTCGAGGCTGCAGTTGCTGCACTTG GTATGAAGACCACAGTCAGTGAGGCGGAGCATCCTCTGCTGTGTGAAGGAACCAGGCGGGTGAAGGGTGACCTGGCTCTGGCTCTCATGATCACCTATAAGGATGACCAGAGCAAACTGAAGAAG ATATTGGATAAGTTGTTGGACAGGGAGAGTCAGACCCACAAGCCTCAGACTTTGAGCTCCTTCTACTCCAGCAAACCAGCGGCAGGCAGCCAGCGCAGCCCGTCCAAGCACACTGCCGCTGGCCACAGCGGGGTGAGCGGGGCCAGCGGGGGCGTCTCCAAACACGCCCCCTCGTCTTCCTCTGCAACCACCACCGTGGCGccctcttcctccagctcttcctctggCGTGACACTGGCTGGAGAAGAGGTGGCTCATCAGGCCGAACTAAACCCGGTGCAGAACAGTACAGCAGGGGAGAGTACTGCTGAGACCAGGGAGCACG TATCAGATGGGCCTCCTTCATCAGCTGACCCGCAGAATGAAACAGCTCCTTTTAAGCTGGAGGCCACAGTGCCCAGTCGACTGGCGCTGGGGGCGCGCTGTGGATACAGCCAGCGCTGCTGGGGCTCACCTGTCCggcagaagaagaaacacactG GCATGGCGAGTATCGACAGCAGTGCTCCGGAGACGACCTCTGACAGTTCCCCCACTCTCAGCCGCCGGCCGCTGAGGGGAGGCTGGGCAGCGACATCTTGGGGGCGGGGCCAGGACAGCGATAGCATCAGCAGCTCGTCGTCTGATTCGCTgggctcctcttcctccagcgGCTCTCGCAGGGCAGGTGGCGGGGCCAGAGCCAAGAGCACTGACACCAGCAG GTACAAAGGCCGACGCCCGGAGTGCCACGCCCCGCACGTGCCCAACCAGCCATCAGAGGCAGCGGCCCATTTTTACTTTGAGCTGGCCAAGACGGTGCTGATCAAAGCTGGAGGaaactcctccacctccatcttcACCCAGCCCTCAGCCAGCGGGGGCCACCAGGGGCCCCACAGAAACCTGCACCTGTGTGCCTTTGAGATTGGCCTGTATGCTCTTGGCCTCCACAACTTTGTCTCACCCAACTGGCTGTCCAGGACCTACTCCTCCCATGTGTCCTGGATcactg GCCAGGCCATGGAGATCGGCAGCGCTGCCCTCAACATTTTGGTGGAGTGTTGGGACGGTCACCTCACCCCTCCGGAGGTGGCATCCCTAGCGGACCGAGCGTCGCGAGCCAGGGACCCCAACATGGTTCGGGCGGCGGCGGAGCTGGCCCTGAGCTGCTTGCCTCATGCTCATGCCCTCAATCCAAATGAAATCCAGAGAGCCCTGGTGCAGTGCAAAGAGCAG GACAATGTGATGCTGGAGAAGGCCTGCATGGCAGTAGAGGAAGCAGCCAAGGGTGGAGGTGTGTACCCTGAGGTCCTGTTTGAGGTGGCTCACCAGTGGTACTGGCTGTATGAGCAGTCAGTAGGCGGGGGCTCAGGTCAGCAGCGGGAAACCTCTGGGCGCTGCGGGGCAAACGGGGGTTCGGGCAGGAGGCCCCCCGAATCCACCTGCGGCGTCCTCGACAGCGGGGCCAACATGGAGTCCCCCGGGGTGGCAACAGTCACAGCCTCAGTCACTGCAGCGGCCGTCGTCCCCGTCATCTCCGTGGGCTCCACCATCTACCAGTCCCACGCCATACCCGGCCAGGCCATGGCTCACCCCCACAGCCAGGGCCTCCACCCCTACACCACCATCCAGGCCCATCTCCCCACCGTCTGCACCCCCCAGTACCTGGGACACCCGCTGCAGCATGTCCCCCGACCCACCGTCTTCCCTGTGTCTGGGGCTGCATATCCACAG GGAATGCACCCAGCCTTCATCGGGGCCCAGTACCCGTTCTCAGTGGCTGCTGGCCCCCAGCCGCCTATGGCAGCCACGGCTGTGACCTTCCCCGGTGTCCCTGTACCGTCCATGACTCAGATCGCCGTCCATCCCTACCACACTGAGACCGGCCTGCCCCTCAGCACCACTGTAGCAG TAGGCAGCGTTCACGCGGGCCCCACCATCCAGGCCATCCAGGGAGCGTCTttgccctccctctcctcccagcCAGGCTCATTGGTCAGCACTCCTTTCCCAGCAGAGGACGAGCAGCACAGCCAGCCAATCAGTCAGCAGGGCCTGCACTACCTGCATTCTGCCTACAGAGTTG GCATGCTGGCGTTAGAGATGCTGGGCAGGAGGGCTCACAACGACCACCCCAACAACTTCTCCAGGAGCCCACCTTACACTGAGGACGTCAAATGGCTGCTGGGACTGGCTGCGAGGCTAG gagTCAACTATGTGTACCAGTTCTGTGTCGGAGCAGCAAAAGGTGTCCTCAGTCCGTTCGTCCTGCAGGAGATCATCATGGAGGCTCTGCAGAGGCTGAACCCCGCCCACATCCACGCCCACCTCCGAACGCCTGCTTTCCACCAGCTCGTGCAGCGCTGCCAACAGGCCTACCTGCAG tacaTCCACCACCGGCTCATCCACCTGACGCCCGCTGACTACGATGACTTTGTCAACATCATCCGCAGCGCCCGAGGTGCTTTCTGCCTGACGCCCGTGGGTATGATGCAGTTTAACGACGTGCTGCAGAACCTGAAGCGAGGCAAGCAGACCAAGGAGCTGTGGCAGCGCATTTCTCTGGAGATGGCAACCTTCTCCCCCTGA
- the zswim8 gene encoding zinc finger SWIM domain-containing protein 8 isoform X1, translated as MELMFAEWEDGERFSFEDSDRFEEDSLCSFISEAESLCQNWRGWRKQSAGPNSPTVKIKDGQVIPLVELSAKQVAFHIPFEVVEKVYPPVPEQLQLRIAYWSFPENEEDIRLYSCLANGSPDEFQRGEQLYRIRAVKDPLQIGFHLSATVVSSQTGQSKTAYNVAVMFDRCRITSCSCTCGAGAKWCAHVVALCLFRIHNASAVCLRAPVSESLSRLQRDQLQKFAQYLISELPQQILPTAQRLLDELLSSQSTAINTVCGAPDPTAGPSASDQSTWYLDESTLSDNIKKTLHKFCGPSPVVFSDVNSMYLSSTEPPAAAEWACLLRPLRGREPEGIWNLLSIVREMFKRRDSNAAPLLEILTEQCLTYEQIISWWYSVRTSASHSSASGHTGRSNGQSEVAAHACASMCDEMVVLWRLAVLDPTMSPCRRLELAGQLKQWHLKVIEIVKRGQHRKSLDKLFQGFKPAVESCYFNWEVAYPLDGITYCSADKKSATFCWSRAVQHQRGAKAAAGAGGEPTEPGGRAEGGAVGDYKGRGSGHLSQQELAVRPKETILTKRKGLSVSGGGGMLVRLGGSVSLSLEDGGGKCMYKGPGSSSGGKLKLTQGSGKGASVGGPGGSGGLGGGKHASAKRRTSSEDSSLEPDLAELSLDDGCSLALGAEASNTFEFLPPPPEMLPSPSPLLRDSRKYSSSSGGSKMFEAKRVGHTSAALPAAEPAPPCFPSKETVVVVMDMPSAAEKEAELEVEPVQSRDEDVDSAGSNQPSTSATTARSGTAQTSAKAQRGRREAASAGAAGAAAAGGPANQGAEATGGSAGGEAVGEDDYQAYYLSAASEEGADRQLNDSHQEEEPDIFAGIKPLDQEGRMEVLFACAEALYAHGYSNEACRLAVELARDLLANPPDLKVEQPQTKGKKSKVSTSRQTQVATNTLSKAAFLLTVLSERLELHNLAFSTGMFSLELQRPPASTKALEVKLAYQESEVVALLKKIPLGLVEMSTIRERAEQLRDGNFCDYRPVLPLMLASFIFDVLCTPVCAVVSPTGSRPPSRNRNNEMPGDEELGFEAAVAALGMKTTVSEAEHPLLCEGTRRVKGDLALALMITYKDDQSKLKKILDKLLDRESQTHKPQTLSSFYSSKPAAGSQRSPSKHTAAGHSGVSGASGGVSKHAPSSSSATTTVAPSSSSSSSGVTLAGEEVAHQAELNPVQNSTAGESTAETREHVSDGPPSSADPQNETAPFKLEATVPSRLALGARCGYSQRCWGSPVRQKKKHTGMASIDSSAPETTSDSSPTLSRRPLRGGWAATSWGRGQDSDSISSSSSDSLGSSSSSGSRRAGGGARAKSTDTSRYKGRRPECHAPHVPNQPSEAAAHFYFELAKTVLIKAGGNSSTSIFTQPSASGGHQGPHRNLHLCAFEIGLYALGLHNFVSPNWLSRTYSSHVSWITGQAMEIGSAALNILVECWDGHLTPPEVASLADRASRARDPNMVRAAAELALSCLPHAHALNPNEIQRALVQCKEQDNVMLEKACMAVEEAAKGGGVYPEVLFEVAHQWYWLYEQSVGGGSGQQRETSGRCGANGGSGRRPPESTCGVLDSGANMESPGVATVTASVTAAAVVPVISVGSTIYQSHAIPGQAMAHPHSQGLHPYTTIQAHLPTVCTPQYLGHPLQHVPRPTVFPVSGAAYPQGMHPAFIGAQYPFSVAAGPQPPMAATAVTFPGVPVPSMTQIAVHPYHTETGLPLSTTVAVGSVHAGPTIQAIQGASLPSLSSQPGSLVSTPFPAEDEQHSQPISQQGLHYLHSAYRVGMLALEMLGRRAHNDHPNNFSRSPPYTEDVKWLLGLAARLGVNYVYQFCVGAAKGVLSPFVLQEIIMEALQRLNPAHIHAHLRTPAFHQLVQRCQQAYLQYIHHRLIHLTPADYDDFVNIIRSARGAFCLTPVGMMQFNDVLQNLKRGKQTKELWQRISLEMATFSP; from the exons TGTGGTGGCGCTCTGCCTCTTCAGGATCCACAAT gcgtCAGCAGTGTGTCTGAGGGCTCCGGTCTCTGAGTCGTTGTCCAGGCTGCAGAGGGACCAGCTCCAAAAGTTCGCCCAGTACCTCATCAGTGAGCTGCCTCAGCAG ATCTTACCCACGGCTCAGCGTCTGCTGGATGAGCTGCTCTCGTCTCAGTCTACTGCCATCAACACCGTGTGTGGAGCTCCAG acCCGACAGCAGGCCCTTCAGCCTCTGACCAGAGCACCTGGTATTTGGATGAGTCGACCCTCAGCGACAACATCAAAAAGACTCTGCACAAGTTCTGTGGGCCTTCACCTGTTGTCTTCAG CGACGTGAACTCCATGTACCTGTCGTCCACGGAGCCGCCAGCCGCCGCCGAGTGGGCGTGTCTGCTGCGACCTCTGAGGGGCCGAGAGCCCGAAGGCATCTGGAACCTCCTGTCCATCGTCAGGGAGATGTTCAAGAGACGAGACAGCAACGCAGCCCCGCTGCTCGAGATCCTCACCGAGCAGTGCCTCACCTACGAACAG atCATCAGCTGGTGGTACAGCGTTCGGACGTCAGCGTCCCACAGCAGCGCCAGCGGCCACACCGGCCGCAGCAACGGCCAGTCGGAGGTGGCGGCCCACGCCTGTGCCAGCATGTGTGATGAGATGGTGGTGCTCTGGAGGCTGGCAGTGCTCGACCCCACGATGAGCCCTTGCAG GCGTCTGGAACTGGCAGGCCAACTGAAGCAGTGGCATCTAAAGGTGATCGAGATAGTGAAGCGGGGGCAACATCGCAAGTCCCTGGATAAACTGTTCCAGGGCTTCAAACCTGCTGTGGAGTCCTGCTATTTCAACTGGGAGGTGGCTTACCCACTGGACGGCATCACCTACTGCAGCGCTGACAAGAAGAGCGCCACATTTTGCTGGTCCAGGGCAGTGCAGCACCAGAGAGGAGCCAAAGCTGCTGCGGGAGCGGGTGGAGAACCTACTGAGCCAGGGGGAAGAGCTGAGGGTGGAGCCGTTGGAGATTataaaggaagaggaagtggtCACTTGTCTCAACAGGAGTTGGCCGTGCGACCCAAGGAGACCATTCTGACCAAGAGGAAGGGTCTGTCAGTGAGCGGAGGGGGAGGGATGCTGGTCCGTCTCGGGGGGAGCGTCTCTCTTTCCCtggaagatggaggagggaaGTGCATGTACAAAGGGCCAGGCTCCTCCTCTGGAGGGAAACTGAAACTGACGCAGGGAAGTGGAAAGGGGGCATCTGTGGGAGGTCCTGGGGGGAGCGGGGGGTTAGGAGGTGGTAAGCATGCCAGTGCTAAGCGGAGAACCAGCAGTGAGGACAGCTCCCTGGAGCCGGACCTGGCTGAGCTCAGCCTGGATGATGGCTGCAGTCTGGCTCTGGGGGCTGAGGCCAGCAACACTTTCGAGTTTCTCCCCCCGCCACCAGAGATGCTTCCCTCCCCAAGCCCACTGCTCCGAGACTCACGTaagtacagcagcagcagcgggggGAGCAAGATGTTTGAAGCGAAGCGTGTCGGTCATACGTCTGCCGCACTTCCTGCCGCAGAGCCCGCTCCTCCCTGCTTCCCTTCCAAAGAGACGGTGGTGGTTGTCATGGACATGCCCAGCGCTGCAGAAAAGGAAGCAGAGCTGGAGGTGGAGCCTGTCCAGAGCAGAGATGAAGATGTAGACTCAGCTGGCAGTAaccagccctccacctctgccacTACAGCGAGATCAGGCACCGCTCAAACATCTGCCAAGGCACAGCGCGGCCGCCGAGAGGCGGCGTCCGCTGGAGCGGCTggggcagcagctgcaggtggcCCAGCTAACCAAGGAGCAGAGGCCACAGGTGGATCTGCAGGGGGAGAAGCTGTGGGCGAGGACGACTACCAGGCATACTACCTGAGCGCCGCCTCAGAGGAGggggcagacagacagctgaatGACAGCCACCAGGAGGAAGAGCCAGACATCTTCGCCGGGATCAAACCACTGGATCAGGAGGGACGCATGGAG GTGCTGTTTGCGTGCGCCGAGGCCCTCTATGCTCACGGCTACAGTAACGAGGCGTGCCGGCTGGCTGTGGAGCTGGCCAGAGACCTGTTAGCCAACCCTCCGGACCTGAAAGTGGAGCAGCCGCAGACTAAG GGTAAGAAGAGCAAGGTGTCCACCAGCCGTCAGACGCAGGTAGCCACCAACACGCTGTCAAAAGCTGCCTTCCTCCTGACTGTCCTCAGCGAACGCCTGGAGCTCCACAACCTGGCCTTCAGCACCGGCATGTTCTCCCTGGAACTCCAGAGGCCACCGGCATCTACCAAAGCTCTGGAg GTGAAGCTGGCCTATCAGGAGTCAGAGGTGGTGGCTCTTTTGAAGAAGATTCCTCTGGGCCTGGTGGAGATGTCGACCATCAGAGAGAGAGCCGAGCAGCTCAGAGACGGGAACTTTTGTGACTACAGGCCCGTGCTGCCTCTCATGTTGGCCAGCTTCATCTTCGATGTACTGTGTACCCCAG tttgtgcagttgtgtcCCCAACGGGTTCCCGTCCACCGAGCCGCAACCGTAACAACGAGATGCCCGGTGATGAGGAGCTGGGCTTCGAGGCTGCAGTTGCTGCACTTG GTATGAAGACCACAGTCAGTGAGGCGGAGCATCCTCTGCTGTGTGAAGGAACCAGGCGGGTGAAGGGTGACCTGGCTCTGGCTCTCATGATCACCTATAAGGATGACCAGAGCAAACTGAAGAAG ATATTGGATAAGTTGTTGGACAGGGAGAGTCAGACCCACAAGCCTCAGACTTTGAGCTCCTTCTACTCCAGCAAACCAGCGGCAGGCAGCCAGCGCAGCCCGTCCAAGCACACTGCCGCTGGCCACAGCGGGGTGAGCGGGGCCAGCGGGGGCGTCTCCAAACACGCCCCCTCGTCTTCCTCTGCAACCACCACCGTGGCGccctcttcctccagctcttcctctggCGTGACACTGGCTGGAGAAGAGGTGGCTCATCAGGCCGAACTAAACCCGGTGCAGAACAGTACAGCAGGGGAGAGTACTGCTGAGACCAGGGAGCACG TATCAGATGGGCCTCCTTCATCAGCTGACCCGCAGAATGAAACAGCTCCTTTTAAGCTGGAGGCCACAGTGCCCAGTCGACTGGCGCTGGGGGCGCGCTGTGGATACAGCCAGCGCTGCTGGGGCTCACCTGTCCggcagaagaagaaacacactG GCATGGCGAGTATCGACAGCAGTGCTCCGGAGACGACCTCTGACAGTTCCCCCACTCTCAGCCGCCGGCCGCTGAGGGGAGGCTGGGCAGCGACATCTTGGGGGCGGGGCCAGGACAGCGATAGCATCAGCAGCTCGTCGTCTGATTCGCTgggctcctcttcctccagcgGCTCTCGCAGGGCAGGTGGCGGGGCCAGAGCCAAGAGCACTGACACCAGCAG GTACAAAGGCCGACGCCCGGAGTGCCACGCCCCGCACGTGCCCAACCAGCCATCAGAGGCAGCGGCCCATTTTTACTTTGAGCTGGCCAAGACGGTGCTGATCAAAGCTGGAGGaaactcctccacctccatcttcACCCAGCCCTCAGCCAGCGGGGGCCACCAGGGGCCCCACAGAAACCTGCACCTGTGTGCCTTTGAGATTGGCCTGTATGCTCTTGGCCTCCACAACTTTGTCTCACCCAACTGGCTGTCCAGGACCTACTCCTCCCATGTGTCCTGGATcactg GCCAGGCCATGGAGATCGGCAGCGCTGCCCTCAACATTTTGGTGGAGTGTTGGGACGGTCACCTCACCCCTCCGGAGGTGGCATCCCTAGCGGACCGAGCGTCGCGAGCCAGGGACCCCAACATGGTTCGGGCGGCGGCGGAGCTGGCCCTGAGCTGCTTGCCTCATGCTCATGCCCTCAATCCAAATGAAATCCAGAGAGCCCTGGTGCAGTGCAAAGAGCAG GACAATGTGATGCTGGAGAAGGCCTGCATGGCAGTAGAGGAAGCAGCCAAGGGTGGAGGTGTGTACCCTGAGGTCCTGTTTGAGGTGGCTCACCAGTGGTACTGGCTGTATGAGCAGTCAGTAGGCGGGGGCTCAGGTCAGCAGCGGGAAACCTCTGGGCGCTGCGGGGCAAACGGGGGTTCGGGCAGGAGGCCCCCCGAATCCACCTGCGGCGTCCTCGACAGCGGGGCCAACATGGAGTCCCCCGGGGTGGCAACAGTCACAGCCTCAGTCACTGCAGCGGCCGTCGTCCCCGTCATCTCCGTGGGCTCCACCATCTACCAGTCCCACGCCATACCCGGCCAGGCCATGGCTCACCCCCACAGCCAGGGCCTCCACCCCTACACCACCATCCAGGCCCATCTCCCCACCGTCTGCACCCCCCAGTACCTGGGACACCCGCTGCAGCATGTCCCCCGACCCACCGTCTTCCCTGTGTCTGGGGCTGCATATCCACAG GGAATGCACCCAGCCTTCATCGGGGCCCAGTACCCGTTCTCAGTGGCTGCTGGCCCCCAGCCGCCTATGGCAGCCACGGCTGTGACCTTCCCCGGTGTCCCTGTACCGTCCATGACTCAGATCGCCGTCCATCCCTACCACACTGAGACCGGCCTGCCCCTCAGCACCACTGTAGCAG TAGGCAGCGTTCACGCGGGCCCCACCATCCAGGCCATCCAGGGAGCGTCTttgccctccctctcctcccagcCAGGCTCATTGGTCAGCACTCCTTTCCCAGCAGAGGACGAGCAGCACAGCCAGCCAATCAGTCAGCAGGGCCTGCACTACCTGCATTCTGCCTACAGAGTTG GCATGCTGGCGTTAGAGATGCTGGGCAGGAGGGCTCACAACGACCACCCCAACAACTTCTCCAGGAGCCCACCTTACACTGAGGACGTCAAATGGCTGCTGGGACTGGCTGCGAGGCTAG gagTCAACTATGTGTACCAGTTCTGTGTCGGAGCAGCAAAAGGTGTCCTCAGTCCGTTCGTCCTGCAGGAGATCATCATGGAGGCTCTGCAGAGGCTGAACCCCGCCCACATCCACGCCCACCTCCGAACGCCTGCTTTCCACCAGCTCGTGCAGCGCTGCCAACAGGCCTACCTGCAG tacaTCCACCACCGGCTCATCCACCTGACGCCCGCTGACTACGATGACTTTGTCAACATCATCCGCAGCGCCCGAGGTGCTTTCTGCCTGACGCCCGTGGGTATGATGCAGTTTAACGACGTGCTGCAGAACCTGAAGCGAGGCAAGCAGACCAAGGAGCTGTGGCAGCGCATTTCTCTGGAGATGGCAACCTTCTCCCCCTGA